Sequence from the Ailuropoda melanoleuca isolate Jingjing chromosome 10, ASM200744v2, whole genome shotgun sequence genome:
TCCCCTAGTACCTGGTTCAGCACCTGGAACTGGATCAGGAGCTCCGTGCTGGCCAGGGACCACACTCTCACACTCCCGTCATCACTGCACGTGGCCCAGTGGGACGTGCTGGGGCTGAAGACCACCTCGTTCACCTGCAGGAAGCCAGCCAGCCCCCCCTGAGGCTGTGTGGCCCTCGGGCAGAGGAAGACACAGCAGGGCCAggtctgttttgtcttttaaagattctacttTTTAACGTAATCTCtatccccaatgtggggctcaaactcacgaccccaagatcaagtcgcacactcttccgactgagccagccgggcaccccaggTGGGTCTTTCTGACAAGACTACCCATCTCAGCACAAGCCTGCCTGGCCCCATCCACCGCCATGTGGCATAGAGACACCATCCTGGCCTCCCTCCCAAGTGTCCCCACACGAGACCTGGGTGGGATGGAGTCACTAGAAGCCCACTGGTCGGTTGAACCTGATGGCTCCCTTGCTAAGACAGCATAGAAGGAACTGTTCTGGCAGGCCCTAAAAAGTGGTGACATGATGATGCATGACGACGTGTCCCCAGAGGGCCGCACACAAAAGGTAAAGGAAGACAGCCTGGGCAGGAGAGCGCAGGGAAAAGGAGACACAGAGGCCATTTGCCCAAGAGGGAAAAAACACAGAATGGTCTAGCCTTGAATGTGAATTTCAAGGGTAAGTACGAACTCATAAtacatcttaattaaaaaaacaataattttgctGTGTGGCTAAGCAGCGACTGGCCCCTCTGGCACTCGGACCAGGACCCCCACGTCCATTTCCCACAGGAGGGGCCCCCAGACTGAGAGGGAATAGCCAAGTCTGTTTCTGGGCAGAGCTGCAGAGGGGAGCCTGGAGCACCCTGCCCTTCCACATGAGAGGGAAATCACCTGCGGCCATCAGCTCTGGTCAAGGACTTAGGGCCCAAGTCCGCGTGCGCCGGTGGATGAACGAACATGGAAAGGTACCCGGCACTGACACGCTATGCTACGGATAAACCGTAAGGCTCGTGCTCAGGGAAAGAAGGAACGCCCAGAACAAGTGAATCCAGAGAAACACAGTTGGTCAGTGAGACCCAAGGGCTGGGCAGGGCaatcggggtgggggggtggggcggtgTTTGAAGGGTATGGGGCTTCCTTCTGGGGAGGTGAAATGCCCTCAAATGTGACTGTGGTGACGGCTGTGCAATTCTGGGAAGGTAACACAACCAGAGACTTCAAGAGGGTAAGGCGTACGACGCGTACCTTGTACCTTAACACACAGCTATCACCAAAACACACAAAGGACAGATGATACTCGCCCATCTCAAACTCAAGTTGCTTTGATGGCAACGATTATATCTAAAAAAACGAAAGAGGACTCAGGAGCCAACTTGAAGAGCCTGCCACTGGCCAAAAACAGGGCTTGATAAGCATCAAGAGAGACACTGACTGCAAGGAAGCTGGACCCACATTTCCACCCAGCAGCTCGCACAGAGCCTCACAATCGTACACCAACACTGGAGGCCAAGGAGCCAAACCGGCACTCAGGAGACGCGGCCCAGGAAGGAGAGACTCGCCCACCCTGCGGCTCCTGCCTCAGCCCTACCTCGGAGAAACCAAGCTCGCGAGGCCGTCCCTCGTGGTCAGGATCAGATCAGCACCACCAGCAAGTCCTACCCAAGTAGTGAGTCATTCTAGGAGCACAGCGCCGACAGGCAAGCGGCCCCTGACCAGACCCTGGCCCGGCCTCCAGACCTCTTGGACCTCAGGGAACATAGGGCCGAGAAGCAGGTCCAGCCCAGCTGGTGGGAGGTTCCAGGACAAAGAAGCTTGTTTTCTCAACAAGGAAAGTGCAAGAAAAAATAGTgccaaaagaaaaaggacagagaaggcCAAAAGGCCTCGGTGGGGATGCGTGTGGGTCCTGTGTGGACAAGGGGTAAGCACACAGCTCCAGGCTGTCCTCATCCAGGCACCTCCTGGACCATTTACGCACAAACCCGTCTGACTTGGGCTTGAAGTAAGCCggggaaaggaggggcagagcagagcaCGTGTGGCTTACCGCCCTGCCCCCGTCCAGGCTGGAAATGCCCTCACCTTGCTCCTGTGGCCACTGATGAGGCGGGTGCTGGCACCCTCGGCCCAGCTGATGTACCAGAGCGTGCCTGCCGTGGTGCCCACCACGCCCATGTCCATGCTGTCGTGGAAGACCGCGCTCACGACGGCCCCGTCCAAGGTCAACTCGCGCTCCATGAACACAGAGCtagacctggggtgggggtgaggccagTGGGTGGAAAGTGTGGCGGCAGtgacagcccccacccccagtgacaCGCCCAGCAGCTCACCTGGCGCGTGAGCCCTTGCACCTCAGCTCCGGCACGGCCCCCACGGCCCACAGGCGCAGTCGCCGGGTGTTGCTGCCGCTGACCAGCCTCGCGCCCGAGCACAGCAGCactcctgggaggcaggaggtggCGTGAGCCCCCTCCCCAGATGCCCAGAGCTCGAGACAAGGTCTCCCAGGGAGAAGCCAAGCCTGAGCCGTCAGGGGCTGCAGGGACTCTGTCAGGCACCCACCAATCTCGCCGTCGTCCGCGTCCCAGACCAGGAAGCAGCGGCTGGCACTTGTGTCCCAGACACAGACCTGGCCGGCATTGGAGCCACAGTAAAGCAGAGGTGTGGCCCCGTAGCAGAGCGAGGTCAGCTCGCCCGCCCCCACCTCCTCAGGGATGGGCTCTCGGCGCACCTGAAGGGACACGAGGGAAGCATGGGTCAGCAATGTCCTGAGGCCCAGCCAGACCCCATCCTCCGGAACACCCTGCAAATCCTGGCACCTGGAGGCTGACGTTGGTCCCACGCTGCTGCACGAGCCAAAAGGTAATGGCGCCTTGGCCCACACAGGCCAGCTCGCCAGCATCCCGGGGGTTAAAGGCCACACTGTGCACTGGCTCCGGGAGGTGCGTGGACGCCAGGAGCTCATAGGTGGCCATGCTCCACAGGGCCAGAGTGCTGTCACGGTAGTCCCCTGGCGAAAACGCACGTAGCTGCATCAGCTGCCCGGGGTCCCAGGACAGGCAGGAAAGTCGAGAGGccactgtcctccccacccccactgaccCAGGGTGACAAGCAGCTCGTCATCTGGTGAAAATGCCAGGGCTTGCACCGCGGTGCTGTGATAAGAAATGAGGTGCTGGCAGGAGCCCCCCGGCACGTTCCAGATGCGGATGTGGCAGTGGGAGGAGGTGCCGCTGCAGCCCGAGGCAGAGGCCAGGacctggagggcaggagggcaggacaTTAACAGGGAGGGCATGGCCCACGGCCCATCCTGCTTCTGGCTGGAGGGAAGGGTGGACCAGCATCCCTTGAGCTGCCCTGGAGGTGAGAGCCCGCTGTGGTTGTCAAGAATCCAGGCTCTGACCCtggtgggcagggtgggaggcGAGGCCAGCACCTGAGCATTGTGGCTGAGGGCCAGGGTGGAGATCTCCTCGGGGTGGCCGAGCCAGTGCTGCTGGGCGCCAGAGTGCAGGTCCTCCACCACCACCAGACCGCCACAGGTGTAGGCAAAGAAGCCTGTGGGCAGGAGGGCAGCCCTGAGCCAGTCAGCTGAGGCCAGGGTGCATCTTCCCTGTTGCCTTCCACAGCCATGGGGGCTCACCCCCGGAAAGCCCGCTCAGAGGCTGGAACACAAGACGCTACCGGGAGATCATGTCTCagctcaggcacccctcttgccCTGCCACCCAAACCACCTACGAGCAAGTGCTCACGGGCTCTCCCTGGGGCCTGTCCTAGGGGCAGACAGAGCTGGGCCCTCCCTGTAGCTTCTAGGCTGGGAGCCAGGGTGCGCGGCAGCCCCCACCTGTATCTGGCTTCCAGACCACATTGGCCCGCCCGTTCCCGTTGTAGCCCACAACGGCCTTCAGGAGCAGACGCTCCACGCCAGCACTGGAGACAGAGGCACTCTGCGAGGACACGGACAGGACGCTGGGGTGCCGGCACAGTGCCCGGCAGCCCGCCCCTGCAACTCAGGCTCTCCCGCATCAGGCTGGGGCCTGCGATGAAGCCTGGGGGGATGCAGGCTCCCAGAAGGAGACAAATGGCAGGAACACAGGCCCCAAAACCCACGTGAGCAGCCAGCAGAGCTCAGGGTGCAAAGAGAAAAGTGCACGTGGGAGGTGTGGGAGGCAGCGAGAGtgcagggaggccaggcaggggcagCAAGACCCAGGGGGGATCTCAGGGAGGGCACAGGtacaggaggaggaaatgggaagtaGCCAGGGCTCATCAGGACACCACCCAGGGCCACTCTGGACGTCCGCAGGACAGCGAGAGCCTTGGCCAGCCAGCCAGAGTGCAGACACAGGGTGGACAAGTCACCTGCAGGGTGACCGTCACCAACATCTACAGCTAAGCCCTGTCACCACACCTGTGAGCTTTGGGGGCCGCGCTAGGGAGACCCCAGGAAACCAAGTTTCCTAGGGAGAAAGGACACTCCCAGAAGCTACAGGGCcgtgccacccccacccctgtgcctgTAGGCTATCTGCTTGTGAAAGGGCCTCCGAGGATCCCCCACGCCAACTGACCTTGGCCAGTGGGGAGGTCTTATAGCGTGCCAGGAAGTGCCTATAGCAGTCTGGGCGGGCAGAGGGATGGACCTGAGCTTCTCTGATACTCCAAGCACCTGATGGGGAGAAGGATGAGGCCTCGCAACACCAAAGCACCCATGACCCTCACAGACCCCTCCCTGCACAGTCACCCAGCACCGCCAGGGGGACACGTGTCTGAGCCACAGCATACATGTGGGGTCAGAGGACACAGATGGGCTGCACCCCACTGCTAGCCTGGCCCAGCCGGGGCCCCAGACGAGCCTACCTGCCCGGTACTGAACATAGCTCGTCTCACAGAGTAAACCTCAGCCCATCAGGCGGCTGGGCCTCCCTCAGGCCACCTGGAGCCCGTGAAAAACCTTGGTTGATCATGAGTATCCCACCCCACCCGGCTGCCCCTCTTCTGCTTACTGGACCAGCTATGGGGGTGGGGACCCATGCTGAGGTCCCAGGGGCCCCCTGGAGACCCCCagaccccagctccagccccgcTGGCCTCCTTCACCAGCATGGGCAGACTTGAGGCCTGATGGAGCCCCTCAGGGCTGTGGCTCTCCTCAGAGGGTCCTTCTTCATCTGACAAGGAGAAGGCACCTGGGGAGAACAGGGGGAGGTGGGGCACTGAGAGGAAGGAGCGGAGCACCGTTGCCCCCGCCCCCCGTTCCCCCTCCCATAGGCCTGGACCAGAAACACACAACAATCCCTCCCAGGCCCTCCACCCTTACCATCATCACCCTTGAGGGGTCCAGCACAGACGCCCAGCCGGAGTGGGGAAGCCGGGGATGGCTCAGGCACCTGCGGCCGGGGGAGCCCATTGGCCCCAGACACCGTGTCTTCCAGCTGCCTTGCATCCGGGCCTGGAGACAGAAGGACCCAGCCTGTGCCACACACCCCCAGTTCTGCACTAGAAACCCCAGGGAAGAAAGGGGCGCTATGCCACCCATAGAGACTGCAGGGCTAGCACCAAAGGTCATCACAAAGCCTGCCCGTGTGGTGGGGTCACTCACTAGCCTCGCAGGTCGGCGGTGCCCCAGGTGAGTCTCCGGCACTGCAGAGGCAACGAGAGATCAGGTGGGAAGGGTGCAGCAGGGTGGCGAGTGGACGTAGGTCTAGGGCAGACACTTGCCTTCCTGGTGGTGAGCTCTCCGGGGGACCCAGAATGTCCCAGAGGAAGATGGCATCCCCCACGCTGAGGAGCTGCTGCTGGTCAGGGGTGAAGGCCACAGCACGCACAGGCTCTGAATGGCCGATATACACCTGGGGGCAATGGGAGTCAGACACCGAGAGCTTCGAGGCACAGCGAGGGCGCCACGGGCCTCCGCTGCACACCGCAAGAGAGCGACGCATCCTGCAGGTCTGGCTGTTGAGTCCCCGGACCCCCCAGACGGGGGGTGTGAGGAGGAGGCTCTCAGGAGTGTCAGGCTCCAGCAAGCACAGGGGAGCTGGGGGTATCACCCACCTGGCAGCTGGGGCAGGCCTGTGTTGGGTAGTCCCACACCTTGATGGCCCGGTCAGTGGCCATCAGCAAGAAGCGGGCATCCCTgctgagggccagggaggggcaggccacAGGGGGGACACATGGCAGCTGCAAGAAATGTTCTTGTCAGTGACAGAAGATCGGAAATCACAGACCGCCGCACAGGGGAAGTCTCCCTTCTCAAGAAATGCCCCTTTGGAGGAGCAGCAGGTGGCCCAGGGCCGTCCCCTGCTCGATGCACTGCAGGCACTAAAGCTGGagcccagagggaaggggaggtcAAGCGGTTGACCACAGCCCTGGGCTCACCTCCCGGACCACGTGGCCCGAAGTGGTATCCAGCACCATGACCATGTTAGAGGACGTGGACACCAGCAGGTGGCCAGGGGGTCCGGGGCCAAAGCAGACGGCCACAGCTGAGTCCAGGCGGCTGCTGGCCAGGTCCAGCGCACTGACGTCGATTCGTAGCAGCTGGGGGAGAGCACCAAGGAGCCACCGGTGAGGGCCTCCGGAAAGAGCTTGCACCCCCCAGAGCCAGAGCACAGGAGGTGAGCGACCTCAGACACCCACTCAGCAACCCTGCCTGCCTGTGGCTCACACACTCCATGTCTGTGAGTCGAGGCAGCAAGGATTAGACCCTCTCTGGGGTGAGCATGGCCTCCCACCTGTCCCCTCAACTCCCTCGCACTCCACACAGGGCCGAGGagagcccctgcccctccctgaccccctccGCCCTGGTGGAACCTGGGACAGCCATGTGGCAGCCGGTGGGGGACATCCATGGAGTCTGCGGCCATGCCAGCACGGCCACACAGAGGGTTCCAGCTGACTCACCTCTTCCAGGGAGGCTGCGTTCATGACGGTCACCACGTACTTGGAGGGGCCCACAAAGGCCAGCAGGCGGCTGTCCGCGCTAACCGCCAGGGCATTGGGGGTTGGGTGGGCGTCCCGGCACACCATGTCAGCTGCCGGCAGCATAGGGGCACAGGGTCAACCGGGTGGAGACCCAAACCTGCCCCCGGCTGTGGGAAACAGACACCAGTGGGCACCAGCTACTGCTGGGATAGCTGGGGGTTCTCCTGGACCATGACCAGCTGCCAAGTGACCACCTGACTGTCCCAAGTTACAGTGGCCACAGGAGGAAACACACGCTCTCGGGTGACCCGACCCCTACCTAGTGCTCAGGCCATTCACCTGCAGCAGGGCTGGCACAGACCCTCACTGACCTCTCATTCTGGGGCGCTGAGAAGTTCTAAGACCACACTCACCCCAGAGCTGCAGGCAGcgagcagcccccaccccacgggGACCGGACGAGGAGATGGTCAGGAGGCTGGATGGGGCAGCACGGGGTCTGACCTGCCACACGCAGCACACGGCACGGGGTGCTGGCGCAGTGGTACTGGGCCAAGGTGCCCGAGGAGCAGGAGCTGAACAGGAGGCTGCCGTCGGGGCTGGCGGCCAGGCCGGTGACTGGTCCTCGGTGACACCTGCACCACACAGGGACGGCCACTGCCCCGGCCCTGAGCTGCACCGTCCCAGACCGCTCACAGCCGGTGCTGCCTGAGTTCccgggggggcagcagagggctgGGGCTCTCTGTGGACGGCCCTTCCCCACCCGGCCCCCCACGCAGCACCGCAGCCTCCACCACGGGCGTCTGTGGGGCTGGAACCAACTGGGCACCCACCTGTGCCCCGCCAGAGCCTCAGCAGCCTCCAGGCTGAAGGAACGGACGGCCCCACTGCTGAAGCCGCAGAATAAGGCTGGCCGCGTGGGGTGGAAGGCGACGGTACACGGGGCCTCCTCCGGGGACCTCAAGTCATAGAGCTGGAGGGCGGGGTCCATGAGGGCGGGCAGGGATGGGGCTGCCGGCCGGCCTCAGAGCCCGAGAGCCCATCTCTCCACGGGCCCCACAGACTGTGCAGTGCTCCACgcctgcctgggccccacccacCAGCCCGCAGTGCCTCCCTCTGCAATGGCTCCCTTCTGGCCGCACCCCACCTGCTGCAAGGTCGCCAGGTCCCAGACGCGGACAGTATGGTCCTGGGACACCGTGGCCAGCTGCCCTCGGCTGCCCTGGGTGGCCAGGGCCAGCACCGGAGCGGTGTGGGAGCGAACCAGCACGCTGTACTCCTGGGACGGGATGTCCAGGAAGCCCAGGTGGCCGGAGGAGGTGGTGGACAGCACACGCAGACCATCACGGCTGACGCACACTGAAGTGACCGGGCCCTCGTGCTCTGCGGACAGGGTGGCTCAGGGACCTCCCAGGCCTCCGCCACAACACAGACAAACCCCTTTCCTTGCTACCTGCAGCTCCATCTCTCTGTGGCAAGACGGGCAGCTCCCCAATGACCACCCACTCCTGGGCTCAGGACTTGACCCCCTGGAGGCCTGGGACTGACGTCTAGCCAGGGGATGACCCAGGGACACAACCCTCCCAAAACAACTCGGATGCTGAGACGGTACCGTGGTCCCACCTGCCTCcaggagcacagaggagaagTCCAGGGGCCAGAGCCGCAGGTAGCCATCCTCCGAGCCCATGGCACATACGGCCTGCGACACGCTGAGGCTGCTGATGGAAATGCCGGGGCCTAGGGGGCGGGCAGGGTCAGCCCACAGCACCAGGGCGGCTCCCCCCGCACCGCCCCCCATACAGCAGGGGACGGCCTACCGGAACTGAAGGTCTGCTTCTGTGAGAGAGGGCCGCCAGGGGTCCGCGTGGGCAGGAGGCGGCGAGCATACCGCACGGCCAGGAGCTGGTGGTCGATCTCCAAGACGTGTCCACTGCGGCCGCACACGTAGCTGCTCAGGGAGGTGACAAATGAGGACCGAAGGGGCAGGTGGGAACAAGACCCAGCCACTTATGGGAGTGAGGGTAGGGCTCACAGCGTATGGCCATCCTGGGCCCATCCAAAGGCCAGGTCGGTCAACTCCAGCACCCGGTGCTCCCCCAAGTCCACAGGGCAGGAACGCAGCTCCCCGCCGCGCAGCCGCCACAGCCGCACACTGCCCTGCCCGCACGAGGCCATCCTGCAGGGCAGAAACAGGACACTGTGGATGGTCCCCAAGCCAGGGAGCGGCAGGCTCAGACCCCATCTGGGCCCATGGGCTGTCGAGGCCTCATCCCAGCAAAGCACGGACAGCACCGTCACCTGGTTTCGTCAAAAAAGGCCACCTCAAATGCCTGGATGTCAACTCCGGTGTGCGTCTTTGCAAGAAGGACTGCCTCGCCGCCTCGTCCCACCTGGGCTGTGCCCCAGGCCATCACCACCTGCAACAAGCCCATACTGAGTGCCCATGGCCCACGCATTcgccctgcctgcctgtctggcCTCCCGCAGGCCTCAGCTCTTCTCTCCTACACAAGCCCGCCTGAGCGCTCGTTGGCTGAGGGTGTGGGGACGTTGGCCCCACAGCCCAGAGAAACCTATTCACGTGCTCCTGGGCTTCCACACTCGAAGGTGGGCGTGTCTGTGGGAACAGAGAAAACACCGACCCACGAGCAGAGATGGGCCCGCGCTGAAATATGAACCACCTCAGATACACCTGACTTCAGGAAGGCCACTGCGCCAAACACGGCCAGCAGAGACAGCAGGCGGCGGCAACACTGACTCTGCCCGAGGGCCTGAGAACGTGAGGCAACACACAGGGCACGCAGGGCAGCAGGCTGGGCAGGGGAGCTCTGCTTCCTAAGCGCTTTGGCCTCTGCCTGCACCCAGGCACAGGCCACCCTTGCCTCCCTGACCCGGGCCTGTTACCGTCCTCCCGTGGCGGTCCTTGCCGACACCACAGAGCAGCGCCCCACTGTTGGAAAAGCTGCGGATGGAAGGCAAGCAGTCAGTGTGGCTGgggccagccccccacccctcccagaggccccatgCGCACCTAAGGGAACAGAGGGCGTGGGCCGGGCTCCGGAACAGGGACAGGCACTCCCCAGTCTGGAAGTCCCACAGGCGCAGCATGCTTGGGGGCCGGGCCTGGGCCGAGGCCAGCAGCACGCCACTCCCATCCAGTGCCAGGGCAGAAACCTGCAGGAGGCGGCAGGGTGGGGGGACGGCCCTGGGCTCGCAGGCACGAGCCTTCCCTGGGACAGGCGGGTAGCACCCACCTTGTCAGTGTGGCCGAGAAAGCAGCGCTGCTCCCGGGTGTGGACGTGCAGGACGACAATGACTGCGTGACAGGGGTACACCACGGCAGCCCCGTCCCGGGTCCACAGCGCCTGCGCACAGGGGCCAGATGCGGATGTCACAGGCTGCTTGGCCTCcgccctccccaaccccagcacaCCCCGCCGCTGTGTcaggagcacacacacacatgcaggacCTCCCCCAAACCCTGTCTGCAATACTAGAAACTCCACGGTGGAAATAATGAAACACCAAGACCCACAGACGCTCGGTTTACGTCTAGAAGGACCTGGCAAGCACAGCGCCACAGATCCAAAACTGGTGCCCACACCAGCCCCACACGTCAGACAAGCATCAAAGCCTCACAGGACACGTGAGAGCTCTCGGGTCTAGGGACGCTCCAGCACCCGGGCCCGTGTGAGCGCGGCCTGCACTCCCAACAGAAGAAACGGACACCAGAACAGGAAGTCCACGCTTCCACTGAGCAAACGCCAGGCCGTGTGCCAACACGGACAGGGCCAGGCATTCACGGGGGGTGAGAGACTCCACACTCCAAGGAAACATAGATGTCCACGTAACCACCTTGGGGACTCCCGGTTTTCCCACTGCCCCCTCTGTGTACCTGACACACGACCCAGAAAGAGCACCACACCACTCACCCATTTGGTACTGTGGCCCCCAAAGCCAATGACTGCCTTGAGTCTCAGGATCGGATCCGGGAGAAAGCTCTGAAACAGGCGAACTCACAGTGAGACGCCAGGAGGTGAGGCTCCCATCGCACTGGGGCCGCACCAGCCCAGGCTAGCTCCTCCCTGAAAGCAACGTGGCCCCGGGTGGTTCCTGCCGGCTGCACCGTGGCAGGAAGCCAGGATTGGGCCTCAGTGCCAGATCCTGTGGGGACCtcagctcctgcccctgcccGCACTCCCAGGCCTCCACGTATCGCCTGGTGCCTCCTTACCTTTTGTCGGAAGAGATCCTTGTCCAAAGCCACCTCCTGCCTGTTGTGCTTTCGGCTAGAAGGCTGGACGACAAAAGGTCTCAGAGACCCAGCAGCCCTGAGCCACACCTCATCAGGGCCCCACTCACCTCGGTGAGAGAGCTTACCCCTCACCTTCCCAGGGCTAGGGCACTGACCTCGTGCACAGCCACATCCTCCAGGGCCATGGCAACCATGGTCGGCTTAGGCGCGGACACGTGAACACCGTTGCCAGCTGCATGCTTGTCAGTGACCTCCGCCCCGGCCGAGCGCTCTTGGCTACGGTCACTGAGGCCATTCACACTGGGGACCTCCAAGCGCTCGCAGAACAAGCTGACCTCTGGAAGGGGCCTGGGCACTGAGGGGGCCTGGCGCGACTGCAGAGGCACAAGTGCGTGTCAGCACCCTGAGGCTACCACCCTGCAGCCCCATCTCCAAGGAACAGGAGCACTCACAGCCATGGGACCCAACATCTGGACCGGGGAGGGCACACTGTCCTGGAAGGGATCGCTGAAAGCCACTGGGTGAGCGGGAACCTGCAGCATGCGCCCCAGGAAACCTGGAATGGAGCCAAAGGCCACAGAAGCCACTGAACAGAGCGCACAGAGGCCTGGAGACAGCATGGTCACAGGGCCTCGCCCACTCCTCCGAAGCCACAGCAACAGCTGCAGCCCACCCCTCTACGCCAGGCCCCGCACACCCTCCTAGCTGGAAAGTTTGAGGACACCAAGCACCCCACACCACCTCCCACATGGTCCTGGCATCTCAGGACAGCCTCAACGCTAGCCCTGGACCCCGTGGGCACCACCCTGCCAGGTTCGCCACCCCCATACAATATCAACGCCCCCTCCCGTGAAACGCCACGTTGCTGCAGGCATGAGCCCACATCCCTGGTGACCCCACAGGCCCACCTGCCTCAGGAGGGGAACGGCTCTTCTGAACCAGCTCAGGAGATGCTTTTGAGCTGTCACTTGGAAACCTTGACATGGCAGAGGTAAAGTTAGTGTCCAGGGACCGCCCTGCGCTCCCCTCACTGGCCTCCCTCAGGATGGGCGGAGCTGCTCACCGGATGTGGACATAGTGGTCATACCAGCTCTCCCCCTTTGGCACCGGGAATGCCATTTCTCGAGGTACAGGTGTGACAGGCAGCTTCGCTCGCTGGGCCTCAGCAACGGTAACAGCTACAGAGAGCGGGCCTGGTCCACGGAAGGGAGCCCATCCTGCTCCCTCTTCCAGCCCAGGCGGGTCTCAATACCAGGtacccccagcccagccaccaccacccctgcctcccacaggTGTCTCAGGAGCTGGGGGGCTCCGAGAGGGCACCGCACAGGCGTTTCCATCACAGGCCGGGATGTCAGCCCCTCCTGCTGAGaactcgggggtggggggagagaaccGGAGCCGGCAGGCTGCAGGCTGCACACAGGGCGGAAGTACAGCGCTCACCGGGGTCAAAGCACAAGTCGCTGGCGTAGAGGCTCTTCACGAGCAGACTCGCGCACAGCTTGACGCCCTTGAGATGGCCGTAGCGCCGGTTCAGGAACACCAGGAGAATGTCACGCAAATCAAGCTGTAGGCATGTCCAGCGGGCACCAGAGGGGGCAACAGCGGGCAGCTCTGAAGAACACGAGCCAAGACCAGCGCCCACGGTCTCACCGGCCAGCCCACGGCAGTCTGTACTCGGCCGGCGCCAACCATCACGTGCCCCCCAGCACCACCGGTCCTTGTGCCTGCGACCGcccacctccctctctgctctcaggCCGCCTCTCCCGGGCTACCGCAGCCCTTCATGTCCCGTTTCCACATCACCTTTTACAGATAACCCCGC
This genomic interval carries:
- the LOC100483007 gene encoding WD repeat-containing protein 90 isoform X8, with protein sequence MAWGTAQVGRGGEAVLLAKTHTGVDIQAFEVAFFDETRMASCGQGSVRLWRLRGGELRSCPVDLGEHRVLELTDLAFGWAQDGHTLYVCGRSGHVLEIDHQLLAVRYARRLLPTRTPGGPLSQKQTFSSGPGISISSLSVSQAVCAMGSEDGYLRLWPLDFSSVLLEAEHEGPVTSVCVSRDGLRVLSTTSSGHLGFLDIPSQEYSVLVRSHTAPVLALATQGSRGQLATVSQDHTVRVWDLATLQQLYDLRSPEEAPCTVAFHPTRPALFCGFSSGAVRSFSLEAAEALAGHRWVPSWFQPHRRPWWRLRCCVGGRVGKGRPQRAPALCCPPGNSGSTGCERSGTVQLRAGAVAVPVWCRCHRGPVTGLAASPDGSLLFSSCSSGTLAQYHCASTPCRVLRVAADMVCRDAHPTPNALAVSADSRLLAFVGPSKYVVTVMNAASLEELLRIDVSALDLASSRLDSAVAVCFGPGPPGHLLVSTSSNMVMVLDTTSGHVVRELPCVPPVACPSLALSRDARFLLMATDRAIKVWDYPTQACPSCQVYIGHSEPVRAVAFTPDQQQLLSVGDAIFLWDILGPPESSPPGSAGDSPGAPPTCEASPDARQLEDTVSGANGLPRPQVPEPSPASPLRLGVCAGPLKGDDGAFSLSDEEGPSEESHSPEGLHQASSLPMLVKEASGAGAGVWGSPGGPWDLSMGPHPHSWSSAWSIREAQVHPSARPDCYRHFLARYKTSPLAKSASVSSAGVERLLLKAVVGYNGNGRANVVWKPDTGFFAYTCGGLVVVEDLHSGAQQHWLGHPEEISTLALSHNAQVLASASGCSGTSSHCHIRIWNVPGGSCQHLISYHSTAVQALAFSPDDELLVTLGDYRDSTLALWSMATYELLASTHLPEPVHSVAFNPRDAGELACVGQGAITFWLVQQRGTNVSLQVRREPIPEEVGAGELTSLCYGATPLLYCGSNAGQVCVWDTSASRCFLVWDADDGEIGVLLCSGARLVSGSNTRRLRLWAVGAVPELRCKGSRARSSSVFMERELTLDGAVVSAVFHDSMDMGVVGTTAGTLWYISWAEGASTRLISGHRSKVNEVVFSPSTSHWATCSDDGSVRVWSLASTELLIQFQVLNQSCLCLAWSPPSCGRPEQQQVAAGYSDGTLRVFSISRIAVEFKMHPHRAALTAVAYSADGQTILSGDKDGLVAVSRPRTGMTFRVLSDHQGALIATIQSTNKEHGDFGAEGVDLWLAASSDQRISIWAADWPRGHCELVDWLSSPSPTLTEVPSHPPPCLVAFCPWDGALLVCAGLGVHPEVVFYSLHQKQVVERIPLPFFAVSLSLSPEAHLMAIGFAAQVGKTSLILSLVGEEFPAEVPPRAEEITIPADVTPEKVPTHIVDYSEAEQTAEELRDEIHKANVVCMVYDVSEEATIEKIRTKWIPLVNGETERGPRVPIILVGNKSDLRPGSSMEAVLPIMSQFPEIETCVECSAKNLRNISELFYYAQKAVLHPTAPLYDPEAKQLRPACAQALTRIFRLSDQDLDQALSDEELNAFQKSCFGHPLAPQALEDVKMVVCKNVAGGVRDDRLTLDGFLFLNTLFIQRGRHETTWTILRRFGYGDTLELTPDYLVPPLHVPPGCSTELNHLGYQFVQRVFEKHDQDRDGCLSSAELESLFSVFPAAPWGPELPLEVCAEAGRLSLHGYLCQWTLVTYLDVRRCLEHLGYLGYPTLCEQDSQAHAITVTREKRLDQEKGQTQRNVLLCKVVGARGVGKSAFLQAFLGRSLRGTREFAEERAIYAINTVQVNGQEKYLILCEVSADSLLATAPDATCDVACLMFDGSDPGSFALCASVYKRHYMDGQTPCLFVSSKADLPEGIPPPGLSPTEFCRRHRLPAPAPFSCVGPAKLSTAVFTRLAAMAAFPHLAHGELHTTSFWLRVTLGAIGAAVTAVLSFSLYRALVKSR